A window from Corynebacterium urealyticum DSM 7109 encodes these proteins:
- a CDS encoding IS3 family transposase has protein sequence MNRSYTDQQRRRAIEVYKRTQSVTKTTRQLGYPGRWTLYKWLREPTTPGRPRKQAKTLTRYPFEVKLRAVELFNAGWSPADIAQECGLRSKMSVYSWTQRHREEGQWGLMSKKEREERARIPTRAALEKSLPDDPSELKEQMAKLLVEKAVLEKELELVKKDVSVIPGQLSNRQKTAVVDALRPDFPLPMLLASIGLAQSSFYYHLQQRSRPDKHEHIRDILHAIDAQSDNTYGYRRMWWELRHRGIIISEKVVRRLMREEGIVPRFPKRKWRYSSYQGEISPAPDNLVNRNFHADSPNKLWLTDISVFAAHDSRVYLSAIIDCFDGKVVAAKTSVHPTMELAQETLLAAIEAEQPEADGSLVLHSDRGAHYRGSTWRSLTAKYGIVSSMSKKGCSPDNAACEGFFGRMKNEMYYGKVWQTTKELEEAIARYIEFYNNHRIKTSLGGVSITAYRKLHVA, from the coding sequence ATGAACCGTTCGTACACAGATCAGCAGCGTCGCAGAGCGATTGAGGTTTATAAGCGCACTCAGTCGGTGACGAAGACGACCCGGCAGCTGGGGTATCCGGGGAGATGGACGCTGTACAAATGGTTGCGTGAACCCACCACTCCAGGTAGACCGCGTAAGCAGGCGAAAACCTTGACGCGTTACCCGTTTGAGGTCAAGCTTCGTGCTGTCGAACTTTTCAACGCCGGCTGGAGCCCAGCTGACATCGCTCAAGAATGTGGGCTGAGGTCAAAAATGAGCGTCTATTCTTGGACACAACGCCATCGTGAAGAGGGACAATGGGGGCTGATGTCGAAAAAGGAACGAGAAGAACGTGCTCGCATCCCCACCCGAGCAGCCCTTGAAAAATCTTTGCCGGATGATCCATCTGAACTGAAAGAACAGATGGCCAAGCTGCTGGTCGAGAAAGCTGTATTGGAAAAGGAGCTGGAGCTTGTAAAAAAAGACGTCAGCGTCATCCCAGGTCAGCTCAGTAATAGACAAAAGACCGCAGTGGTTGACGCGCTACGCCCTGACTTCCCCTTGCCGATGCTGCTCGCCTCTATCGGCCTTGCACAATCGAGTTTTTACTACCACCTTCAACAACGCAGCCGGCCCGATAAGCACGAGCATATCCGTGACATACTCCATGCCATCGACGCGCAGTCGGACAACACGTACGGCTATCGACGCATGTGGTGGGAGTTGCGTCATCGTGGGATCATCATCAGCGAGAAGGTTGTTCGTCGCCTCATGCGCGAAGAAGGAATCGTGCCCCGCTTTCCGAAACGCAAGTGGAGGTACTCCAGCTATCAGGGAGAAATTTCACCAGCTCCGGACAACTTGGTGAACCGTAATTTTCACGCTGACAGCCCAAACAAGTTGTGGCTAACTGACATCAGTGTTTTTGCAGCTCACGATAGTCGCGTGTACCTCTCTGCCATAATCGACTGTTTTGACGGCAAGGTCGTCGCCGCGAAAACAAGCGTGCACCCCACTATGGAGTTGGCGCAGGAAACCCTGCTTGCTGCCATTGAAGCGGAGCAGCCAGAAGCAGATGGTTCCCTGGTGCTTCATTCTGACCGGGGTGCACATTACCGCGGTAGCACCTGGCGCAGTTTGACCGCTAAATACGGGATTGTCAGCTCAATGTCTAAAAAGGGTTGCAGCCCAGATAACGCAGCGTGTGAAGGATTTTTCGGCCGTATGAAAAATGAGATGTACTACGGCAAGGTTTGGCAAACCACCAAAGAGCTCGAAGAAGCCATCGCGCGATACATCGAGTTCTATAACAACCACCGGATCAAAACCAGTCTAGGCGGTGTGAGTATCACCGCCTACCGAAAACTTCATGTAGCGTGA